The DNA region CTCTCGTGACCTCTCCTATGAGCTTTACTACGTGTCCCGACTCGTCGGCGAGCCTGAGAGCGTCAGGTGTTATCTCGGTAATTCCGGTGACATCGACGTCGTCGAGTGTACTCTCGCCGTCGAAGAGGACGTTCGAGAGTATCACGCATTTGAGCGCGGTGTCGATACCCTCGACGTCGAATGTCGGATCGGTCTCTGCTATTCCCATGTCCTGTGCCTCTCCGAGGACGTGTTCGTACGACAGACCCTCCTCGAGCATCCGTGAGAGTATGAAGTTACACGTCCCGTTGAGTATGCCTCTCGCGGCGTAGACGTCGTCGCCCGCGAGCGACTCCCTCACCGTGTTTATGACGGGCATCGCACCCCCTACTGCGCCCTCCATACGTACCTCGACACCCTCCTCGTCTGCGGCTTCCATCAGCTCGGAGTACCTCATCGCTACGGGACCTTTGTTCGAGGTCACGACGTGCGCGCCGTTCTGTATCGCGGCTGTTATGTGCGAGAAGGCGGGCTCTGCGTCGCCGAGTGTCGTCGGAGTCGCCTCAACTAAGACGTCGTACTCCGTCTCACGTAACGCAGCCATCAGGGGCTTTCCGTCCCCGACGTCGCCCGTCTCCTTCTTCGTCTCCTTCACCTCTTCGAGGTCGAGACCGTCGTCGTCGACCGTGACCGTGTCGGAGTCAGCCACGAGTACGACGTCTACTTCCACGGGTGTGTCGTCTAGAACTACGTCAGCGAACCCTCTTCCGACAGCGCCGAATCCGACTAGTGCTACTTTCATTGTCATACTCCTATTGGCTCCATCTTTAAGAGATCCTTTCTCTCACATATCTCGTCGAGGTGATCCATAGCCTCGTCTATCTTCTCGTCTGAGGTCGCGTTTACCGTGAGACGCGCGCTCGAAGTCTTCTCGGGATCGTCGGGTATAGCGAGAGAGAAGTCGACGACCTTGACTCCGTCTATCTCTATGCTCTCTATCGTGTCGGTTATGTCGCCTCTTATTATGTGTCCTACGAGAACTAGAGTTACCGACTCGTGGAACTTCTCCTCACCGAACTGGGCTATACGGACGCCCTTGCTCCGGAGGTCTTCGATCAGATCCTCGTGTCTTCCCTCGACAATCTCGAAGGTGATCTCGACGGGAAGTGTCCCGCGGGGTGTGACGTTACCCCTCTGATGTGTGACGCTCACTATATTCCCTCCGTGTTCGGAGATAGGTGACAGAGCCTTGAGGAGCTCCCCCGGCTCGTCGCTCAGCTCCAGAGTCATAGTGACTATCATATATGCTTGGTACGGGATGTCGCCGAGACCATAAATTGTTTTCTCATTCTACGCCGTCTGACGTGATCGAGAAGTCGGTTGACTCTCCTGTCTCGCGCGAGAGATGTTTTTCGAGTACAGCCTCACGTCTCCCGCCTTGGATGGTGAGACGTAAGATAGTCTTAGTCCAGTGCTCTATGCTCTTTCCCCCTAAGGGACTGTAGTCTTCTTCGTCGTCTTTTCCGTCTATGTTGGTGTATATCTGGTTCGTGACGACGACTGCGACGCCGTGTTTGCGTGCGAGCGACGTGAGATGTGCGACCTGACGTGTGAGACGTTTGAGAGGGGATCTGTCGCCCTTGTCACCGCCTCCGTCGAGATCCTGTATCCTGTAGAGACCCGTCGCCGAGTCGAGAACTACTAAGTCTACCTCCGACGCGACGTTCTCGACGTCTCTGACGGCGGCGTCCTGTTCCTCGAAGTCATAGACCTCGTTTATTATGAAGTCGCGCGCTGTCTCCTCGTACGACTCACCCGCTATCTGACGGAACCTCTCTAAGCTTATACCCTCGGTGTCGATGTAGACGACGCTCCCGCCCGAACGTATAGTCTCGACCGCTGTCTGGAGACAGATGTTGGTCTTTCCAGTCCCCGGCGAGCCGTATATCTGTGAGACTGAGCCGCGTTTGAACCCACCGCCGAGGAGCGAGTCGAGCGAGTCGCTTCCCGTAGTGAGACGCCTGTCGTGAGCTACGTCCGACATTCGTTTTAGTCTCTACTCGACTGGAACGACCTGTATCAGAGAGTTGATCCTGACGCCGTCTATGACTGTCTCGTTCGACTTGTTGGCGAGGACTGCGGCACTTATCGGCTTGCCGTTCTTCTCCTCGACGAAACGTATCGCCTCGGTCATAGTCGTGCCGCTCGTGACGACGTCGTCGACTATGACGCATTTCTTGCCTCCGACGTCGGCGAAGTTCCGGCTGAAAGAGCCCCGAAGGCTGTCGTACTCCTCGCCCGTCCATTTCTGCTTTCTCGGTGTGTAATCGGCGAGCTCACAGCCGAGCTCCTCAGCCACGAGGCTCGCAACGGGGGTGCCTGCCTTCGCAATTCCGACGACGACCTCGACCTCGTCGCCGACGTCCTCACGTATGAGGTCGACGAGAGCCTTCGAGACTAGGCTGAGACGTTCCGAGCTTCCGCCTATCGCCGACCAGTCGACGTGTATGTCCGACGGAACTTCCTCGCCCTCGCCGCTGTCCTGCGACAGGAGCCAGTTGACGGTCTCCCGCGAGACGTTTAGCTCGTCTGCTATCTCGCCCGTCTTGAGCCCCCTGTCCTGGAGCTCCCGAGCGCTCTCCATGAGATCGTCGATGTTCTTCATGCCGAAACCTAAACGTGTCTGACGTTAGTAGTTTGTGCTTGTACTCAGCACAAGATAGCGCGGAGCCCCCTTCCTCAACGAGCAGCGCAGAGAGCCCA from Candidatus Afararchaeum irisae includes:
- a CDS encoding homoserine dehydrogenase; protein product: MKVALVGFGAVGRGFADVVLDDTPVEVDVVLVADSDTVTVDDDGLDLEEVKETKKETGDVGDGKPLMAALRETEYDVLVEATPTTLGDAEPAFSHITAAIQNGAHVVTSNKGPVAMRYSELMEAADEEGVEVRMEGAVGGAMPVINTVRESLAGDDVYAARGILNGTCNFILSRMLEEGLSYEHVLGEAQDMGIAETDPTFDVEGIDTALKCVILSNVLFDGESTLDDVDVTGITEITPDALRLADESGHVVKLIGEVTRDELKVEPRLIPKEHSLDVGGTLNVVSFETEFAGEITVSGKGAGDEETASALVSDLTAIARKHGFDGDSDTGGE
- a CDS encoding amino acid-binding protein encodes the protein MIVTMTLELSDEPGELLKALSPISEHGGNIVSVTHQRGNVTPRGTLPVEITFEIVEGRHEDLIEDLRSKGVRIAQFGEEKFHESVTLVLVGHIIRGDITDTIESIEIDGVKVVDFSLAIPDDPEKTSSARLTVNATSDEKIDEAMDHLDEICERKDLLKMEPIGV
- the radB gene encoding DNA repair and recombination protein RadB encodes the protein MSDVAHDRRLTTGSDSLDSLLGGGFKRGSVSQIYGSPGTGKTNICLQTAVETIRSGGSVVYIDTEGISLERFRQIAGESYEETARDFIINEVYDFEEQDAAVRDVENVASEVDLVVLDSATGLYRIQDLDGGGDKGDRSPLKRLTRQVAHLTSLARKHGVAVVVTNQIYTNIDGKDDEEDYSPLGGKSIEHWTKTILRLTIQGGRREAVLEKHLSRETGESTDFSITSDGVE
- a CDS encoding orotate phosphoribosyltransferase-like protein; the encoded protein is MKNIDDLMESARELQDRGLKTGEIADELNVSRETVNWLLSQDSGEGEEVPSDIHVDWSAIGGSSERLSLVSKALVDLIREDVGDEVEVVVGIAKAGTPVASLVAEELGCELADYTPRKQKWTGEEYDSLRGSFSRNFADVGGKKCVIVDDVVTSGTTMTEAIRFVEEKNGKPISAAVLANKSNETVIDGVRINSLIQVVPVE